One Saimiri boliviensis isolate mSaiBol1 chromosome 5, mSaiBol1.pri, whole genome shotgun sequence genomic window carries:
- the LRRFIP1 gene encoding leucine-rich repeat flightless-interacting protein 1 isoform X24: protein MLKEELKKHGIILNSEIATNGETSDTLNHVGYQGPTRMTKEELNALRSTGDGTLGRASEVEVKNEIVANVGKGEILHSTEKEHHTEDTVKDCVDIEVFHAAENTKDQKSSEDTAPFLGSLAGATYEKQVQSQILESTSLPENTAQVESNEIMGAPDDRTRAPLEPPNCWSDLAAGSRAENVGEAAVTQVGEQAGTVASCPLGRSDDTFYHDEKCMVEIPQALEASTGNSLEKELTNQEGAEPTEVPIQSTEEEGEETGLRNEKPTKTEVPGSLAGTKSNGQEATGPSTVDIQSEPLDMKDPGEEKNDQQGEALDSSQKKTKNKKKKNKKKKSPVPAETLKDVKKELTYQNTDLSEMKEEEQVKSSDGKSVGEAQNEVTENPKQKIVAESSENVDCLENPNMKWDEKLDQEGDDVKTAAGEVPADGDTLDFEDGTVQSSGTRAGGEELDEGVAKDNAKIDGATQSSPAEPESEDADRCTLPENQSPSQDISDACEAESTERYVMPEHPSQTVRKALDSNSLYNDDLSAPGAELGDSNPESREDTTGGNEKGKSKEDCTMS, encoded by the coding sequence GCAGAGCCAGTGAAGTGGAGGTGAAAAATGAAATCGTGGCGAATGTGGGGAAAGGAGAAATCTTGCACAGTACTGAGAAAGAACACCACACAGAGGACACAGTGAAGGACTGTGTGGACATAGAGGTATTCCATGCTGCCGAGAATACCAAGGACCAGAAATCCTCTGAAGACACTGCCCCATTCCTAGGAAGCTTAGCAGGTGCTACCTATGAGAAACAGGTTCAAAGCCAAATTCTAGAGAGCACCTCTCTCCCTGAAAACACAGCACAGGTTGAGTCAAATGAGATCATGGGTGCACCAGATGACAGGACCAGAGCTCCCCTTGAGCCACCCAACTGTTGGAGTGACTTAGCTGCTGGGAGCCGTGCAGAGAATGTGGGAGAGGCAGCGGTGACTCAGGTTGGAGaacaggcaggcacagtggcctcATGTCCTTTAGGGCGTAGTGATGACACATTTTATCATGATGAAAAATGTATGGTAGAAATCCCACAAGCGTTAGAGGCAAGCACAGGGAATAGTCTAGAGAAAGAACTCACCAACCAGGAAGGAGCTGAGCCCACAGAGGTCCCAATTCAGAGTACAGAAGAGGAGGGTGAAGAGACAGGATTAAGGAATGAGAAACCAACCAAGACAGAAGTTCCTGGTTCTCTAGCAGGAACCAAGAGCAATGGTCAGGAAGCAACAGGCCCAAGTACAGTAGATATTCAAAGTGAACCCTTAGATATGAAAGACCCTGGTGAAGAAAAGAATGACCAACAGGGAGAGGCATTGGACTCATCGCAGAAGAagacaaagaacaagaaaaagaaaaacaagaagaaaaaatccCCAGTACCCGCAGAAACCCTTAAAGATGTTAAAAAAGAGTTAACTTACCAGAACACAGATTTAagtgaaatgaaggaagaagagcAGGTAAAATCTTCTGACGGAAAGTCAGTAGGGGAAGCCCAAAACGAGGTGACTGAAAATCCGAAACAGAAAATTGTAGCAGAAAGCAGTGAAAATGTTGATTGTCTGGAGAATCCTAACATGAAGTGGGATGAGAAACTTGACCAAGAAGGTGACGATGTAAAAACAGCAGCTGGGGAGGTACCAGCTGATGGAGACACATTAGATTTTGAGGATGGCACAGTCCAATCATCAGGCACGAGGGCTGGTGGTGAAGAATTAGATGAAGGTGTTGCAAAAGATAATGCTAAAATAGATGGTGCCACTCAGAGCAGCCCTGCAGAACCGGAGAGTGAAGACGCAGATCGCTGCACCCTGCCCGAAAATCAAAGTCCCTCACAGGACATTAGTGATGCCTGTgaagcagaaagtacagagaggtATGTGATGCCAGAACATCCAAGTCAGACCGTCAGGAAAGCTTTAGACAGCAATAGTCTATACAACGATGACTTGTCAGCACCAGGAGCAGAGCTGGGGGACTCCAACCCGGAAAGCAGAGAAGACACCACAGGAGGAAATGAGAAGGGCAAAAGCAAAGAAGACTGTACCATGTCCTGA